CCACGTCGTGACCGCCGACCACGTCAGCTTCCGGGTCGGAGCCGGCCGGGACGGGCTGATCGACGCCGCGACGCTGCTCGCGACCGGCGACCTCCCGGTGTACGTCGGCCTCTACCTGCTGGCGCTCCGGCATCCGGTCCTGGTGGCCCGGCAGCTCTCCACCCTTGCGGAGAGCGCCCCCGGCCGGCTGGTGCTGGGCGTCGGCGTGGGCGGCGAGGACCGGCACGAGGTGGAGGTGTGCGGGGTCGACCCGCGCACCCGGGGGCGGCGGACGGACGAGTGCCTGGCGGTGCTCCGCGGCCTGCTCGCAGGCGATCCGGTCACCCACCACGGTGACTTCTTCGACCTCGAGGAGGCTCTGGTCCTGCCCGCGCCCTCGCTTCCGGTGCCGATCGTGGTCGGCGGACGCTCGGACGCTGCCCTGGCCCGGGCCGCCCGCTTCGGGGACGGCTGGCTGGGCATCTGGGTGTCCGCGCGCCGGTACGCCGAGGTGGTCTCCCGGATCGCCGAGCTCGCCGACGCCGAAGGCCGCGGCGAGGTGGCGTGGCGGCACGGGCTCAACGTCTGGTGCGGGCTCGGCGCCGACCCGACCGAGGGCCGCGAGCACCTCGCGGCCGCGATGACCGCCCTGTACGGGCTGCCCTTCGAGGCCTTCGCGCGCTGGTCGCCGAGCGGATCGCCAGAGGACGTCGCGGCCTTCCTGGCGCCGTACGTCGACGCCGGGGTGCGCGACCTCAACCTGATCTGCCCCGGTCGGGACCGCGCCGCGGTCCTGACGCGTGTCGCGGAGGTCAGGAGGCTGCTCCTCGACCGGTAGATTGACGTCCGTGCCGCAGACCCTCGACACCGTCGCCGTCGCGGCCGCGGACCCCGACCGTGACCAGCCCTGGGCCGAGCTCGGGCTGAAGGAGGACGAGTACCTCCGGATCCGCGAGATCCTCGGCCGCCGCCCGACCTCGAGCGAGCTGGCGATGTACTCGGTGATGTGGAGCGAGCACTGCTCCTACAAGTCCTCCAAGGTGCACCTCAAGCAATTCGGCGAGATCGCGCAGGAGACGCCTGTCGGCAAGATGCTGGCCGGCATCGGAGAGAACGCCGGCGTCCTCGACATCGGCCAGGGGTACGCCGTCACCTTCAAGATCGAGTCTCACAACCACCCGTCGTACGTCGAGCCCTACCAGGGCGCCGCGACCGGGGTCGGCGGCATCG
This genomic window from Nocardioides cynanchi contains:
- a CDS encoding LLM class flavin-dependent oxidoreductase, with the translated sequence MRQPDEPAADLARDLAALSSAGLDHVVTADHVSFRVGAGRDGLIDAATLLATGDLPVYVGLYLLALRHPVLVARQLSTLAESAPGRLVLGVGVGGEDRHEVEVCGVDPRTRGRRTDECLAVLRGLLAGDPVTHHGDFFDLEEALVLPAPSLPVPIVVGGRSDAALARAARFGDGWLGIWVSARRYAEVVSRIAELADAEGRGEVAWRHGLNVWCGLGADPTEGREHLAAAMTALYGLPFEAFARWSPSGSPEDVAAFLAPYVDAGVRDLNLICPGRDRAAVLTRVAEVRRLLLDR